The Prunus persica cultivar Lovell chromosome G7, Prunus_persica_NCBIv2, whole genome shotgun sequence genome has a segment encoding these proteins:
- the LOC18769987 gene encoding NDR1/HIN1-like protein 2, whose product MSSKKCCCCCCLLLLLFFIVGLIVLFVLKEKLGPSLEARYKVTDASLSQFSMGSGNNLEYNLAANMSVENPNKYSDYRYEKFIAVPSYGDEDLNEVSLSSFEVAKKNTSALTPLVFKGQKSVSLKGDAASNLKSGSVFEIVLKLKIKVMSRAGKVEIYNEYKEECKLKVPLLNSKEKASEKFESTDCKKVGSTSSGIKV is encoded by the exons ATGAGTTCGAAAAAatgttgctgttgctgctgcctCCTCctcttattatttttcatcgTGGGCCTGATTGTTCTTTTCGtgcttaaagaaaaattagggcCGTCGTTAGAAGCGCGCTACAAGGTGACGGATGCCTCATTGAGCCAGTTTAGCATGGGGTCTGGCAACAACCTAGAATACAATCTAGCCGCCAACATGAGTGTTGAAAATCCTAACAAATATTCTGACTACAGATATGAAAAATTTATAGCTGTTCCCTCTTACGGTGACGAGGATTTAAATGAAGTTTCTTTGAGCTCATTTGAAGTAGCGAAGAAGAACACATCTGCATTGACACCTCTAGTGTTCAAAGGGCAGAAATCGGTGTCTCTTAAGGGCGATGCAGCGTCCAACCTTAAGAGTGGTTCGGTTTTCGAAATCGTTTTGAAGCTCAAGATTAAGGTTATGAGCAGAGCTGGTAAGGTTGAAATTTACAACGAGTACAAGGAAGAATGCAAATTGAAGGTTCCTTTGTTGAATTCCAAGGAAAAAGCTTCTGAAAAATTTGAGAGTACAGATTGCAAAAAG GTTGGAAGCACTAGTTCGGGGATAAAGGTGTGA
- the LOC18770449 gene encoding NDR1/HIN1-like protein 10, whose amino-acid sequence MRNGRQSRWCNFSCFFWIFYYSILAFILFIVAIIIFWLIFQPQELKFTVTDASLTQFNLTNTSITNTTNNTLYYNLALNVSIRNPNKKVGVYYNRIQAIGNYGKKRFALVNTTSTPFYQGHKNTTMVRFVLQGQQVVVLGGKELSRFNSETSARVYNIDVKLAQRIKARYGKIKTAYFKPPKVDCQLKLPLSTIYNNGTSVGPKFVSKECGSVKIFTISVGIGIGPFSFETG is encoded by the coding sequence ATGCGTAATGGAAGGCAAAGCCGCTGGTGCAACTTCTCTTGCTTCTTCTGGATCTTCTACTACTCCATCCTCGCCTTCATTCTTTTCATTGTCgccatcatcatcttctggTTGATCTTTCAACCTCAGGAGCTCAAATTCACCGTCACCGATGCCTCGTTGACCCAATTCAATCTCACCAACACCAGCATCACCAACACCACCAACAACACTCTATACTACAACCTCGCCCTCAACGTATCCATAAGAAATCCTAACAAAAAGGTCGGTGTATATTACAATCGGATCCAAGCCATTGGCAACTATGGGAAAAAGAGGTTTGCATTGGTCAACACCACTTCCACTCCATTTTACCAGGGCCACAAGAACACAACCATGGTGCGTTTTGTGCTTCAAGGGCAGCAAGTGGTGGTGCTTGGGGGAAAGGAGCTTTCTCGGTTTAACTCGGAAACAAGTGCTAGGGTTTACAATATTGATGTGAAGCTGGCTCAACGGATAAAGGCTAGGTATGGTAAGATCAAGACTGCCTACTTCAAGCCCCCAAAGGTGGATTGTCAACTCAAACTTCCTTTGAGTACTATTTATAACAATGGAACTTCTGTAGGTCCTAAGTTTGTTTCCAAGGAGTGTGGGAGTGTCAAAATCTTTACAATCTCCGTGGGGATTGGGATTGGTCCTTTTAGTTTTGAAACAGGCTGA